A portion of the Coriobacteriia bacterium genome contains these proteins:
- a CDS encoding YbaB/EbfC family nucleoid-associated protein has protein sequence MNFGSMMKQAQKMQTKMAAMQEELKNEQLEASAGGGMVKVKITGDVQIVSITIDPAAVDPEDVEMLQDMVTAAVNEAIRSAQELAAARMNDITGGMNIPGLM, from the coding sequence GTGAACTTCGGAAGCATGATGAAGCAAGCGCAGAAGATGCAGACCAAGATGGCGGCCATGCAGGAGGAGCTGAAGAACGAGCAGCTCGAGGCTTCGGCAGGCGGCGGAATGGTCAAGGTCAAGATCACCGGCGACGTGCAGATCGTCTCGATCACGATCGACCCTGCTGCCGTGGATCCCGAGGACGTCGAGATGCTGCAGGACATGGTCACCGCCGCGGTCAACGAAGCCATTCGCTCGGCGCAGGAGCTCGCTGCTGCGCGCATGAACGACATCACCGGCGGCATGAACATCCCGGGTCTGATGTAG